The genomic stretch GTACGTTTTCTGCCTTCCTCGTTTCGGCGTTCCGGTAATTTTGAAGATAAAGATAACGATTCAATCCTGGTTCGGACAGAGGTGCTGAATGCCTTGACGGCAAAGGAGGTGGGGATGGTGGTCACTTACACGGAGGCGATGGCCGAGAAGGTGGTGAGTAAGAAGATGTTGGCCGATATGTCGATGCCCGTGATCAAGGGAAACAAGCTGTCGATAACGTTTTTGGAGTCGTTGTTGGGAGAGTACGGTTTCGAACGGAATGATTTCGTGTATGAACCCGGACAGTTTTCTATCCGGGGGAGTATAGTGGATGTTTATTCTTTTGCGGAAGAGCGTCCGGTGCGAATGGACTTTTTCGGGGATGAGGTGGAAAGTATTCGTTATTTTGATGTAGAGACACAGCTTTCCGAACAGTTGATTGACAAGGTGGTGATCGTACCCGATTTGAGTGAGTCAACGGATAAGAATGATAACGTGGGATTGACCGAGTTTCTTGGGAAAGAGGCCACGTGGTGGATGAAGAATTCCTTGTTGATTCATGATCGCATTAATTCGTTAAAAGAGCTGGATGCCGGGGAGTTCCTGATCACGTCGGATAGTTTGTTCCGGACGATCGATGGGAACAGCGTGGTGGAGTGGGGACCGGAGTTGTTTTTCCGTGGGGAGGTGATTCGTTTGGAGGCGGAGGTGCAACCGGCCGTGAACAAGCAGTTCGATTTGCTGGCAGGGCATTTGCTAGACAAGCAGATGGATCGCTACACGGTTTATCTTTGTTCCACGAACGATATGCAGCTTCAGCGGTTGCGAGATATTTTCTCGGACAAGGGACATGAGGTGAATTTTGTACCCGTGGAGGGAACGATTCACGAGGGATTCAGCGATGCCCAGATCAAGGTGTGTATTTACACGGAACATCAGATTTTCGATCGTTACCAGAAATACCGTTTGAAGACTTCGCAGATTCGGAAAGGGCGGGAGTCCATCACGGTTAGCGAGTTGCAGAACCTGCATCCCGGTGATTACGTGGTGCATATCGATCACGGGATCGGGCGTTTCGGCGGGTTGACGAAGATTGATAATGACGGGAAGATTCAGGAGGCCATACGTTTGGTATATAAAAATAATTCCGAATTGTATGTGAGTCTCCATTCATTGCATAAAATTTCCAAGTACAAGGGGAAGGATGGTGAACCGCCAACTGTGAGTAAGTTGGGCGGGGAGGCCTGGAATAAATTAAAACAGCGAACCAAGTCGAGGGTAAAGGATATTGCCCGGGAGTTAATAGCCCTGTATGCCAAGCGCAGGCGAGAGGAGGCTTATGCTTTCTCGAAAGATAGTTTTTTGCAGGACGAGATGGAGGCATCCTTTATGTACGAGGAAACACCGGATCAGATGAAGGCGATCGAGGCGGTAAAAGCGGACATGGAAAGTCCTCACGTGATGGACCGTTTGGTTTGTGGGGACGTGGGATTCGGAAAAACGGAAGTCGCTATTCGTGCGGCGTTCAAGGCGGTGGCTGATAGTAAGCAGGTGGCTGTGTTAGTGCCGACGACGGTTTTGGCTTATCAACATTATAATACTTTCAAGAAACGTTTGGAGGGGATGCCTTGCCGGATCGAGTATATCAGCCGGATGAAAAAAAGTGCTGATATTAAGCGGATTTTGAAAGATTTGGAAGCGGGGAAGGTGGATATTATCATCGGAACGCATCGTTTGACAAGCAATGATATAAAATTTAAGGACCTCGGTTTGCTGGTGATTGATGAGGAGCAGAAGTTTGGGGTGGCGGTGAAGGAGAAGTTGAAACGTTTGAAATTGAATGTGGATACCATTACCATGACGGCGACACCGATCCCGCGGACGCTGCAATTTTCGTTGATGGGGGCGAGGGATATGTCGATTATCCGTACGGCCCCGCCTAATCGTTACCCGATTGTGACGGAGTTGCATCGTTTTGATGAGAAAGTGATTAAGGATGCGATTTCTTACGAGGTGAGCCGTGGAGGACAGGTGTTTTTTATCCATAACCGGGTGGATAATATCCGGGATATTCAATATATGATTCATCGTTTGATTCCCGGTATTAAGAGTTGTGTGGGACATGGGCAGATGAGCGGGGAGGAGTTGGAGACGGTGATGCATGATTTCGTGCGGGGAGATTACGACGTGTTGATAGCCACGACGATCGTGGAGTCGGGGTTGGATATTCCTAATGCGAATACTATTATTATTAACCAGGCCCAAAATTACGGATTGAGTGATTTACACCAGTTGCGGGGACGGGTGGGGCGTTCCAACCGGAAGGCTTTTTGTTATTTGCTGGCCCCACCCTTGGAATTAGTGAATGCGGATGCCCGGAGACGGTTGAAGGCAATCGAGGATTTCAGCGGTTTGGGGAGTGGGTTCAATATTGCCATGCAGGATTTGGATATTCGTGGGGCCGGGAATATTCTAGGTGGAGAGCAATCTGGTTTTATCGCAGAGGTGGGTTACGAGACGTATCAACGGATTCTGAATGAGGCTTTGGTGGAACTGAGGGACGAGGAGTTTCCCGAATTGCAGAAGGAGCATCCGGATGAACCGGAGGTGTTTGCCTCGGATTGTGTGATCGACACGGATTTTGCTTTGTTAATCCCCGATACTTACGTGGAGAACGTGAGCGAACGAATCCGCTTGTACCGGGAGTTGGATAATATTGCGAACGAAGAGGCTTTGCAGCGTTTCGAGATAGAGATGAAGGATCGCTTTGGCGAGATTCCCGCTTCGGTTGTCGGGTTGATGGAAGTGGTCCGGATTCGTCAGAGATGTATAGGCTTGGGAATTGAGCGGTTGATGGTGAAGAATAACAAGATGATTGTTTATTTTATCAGTGACCAGAATTCGCCATTCTATGCCTCTCCCGTGTTTAGCGAGCTATTGAAATTTATACAGAAACAGGTGATCCCTTGCAAGATCAGCGAAAAGAATGATAAGTTGAGTCTGGTTTTCACGAATATTGCCGATATTAATCGGGTATCGGAAATCACGCGGGAGATGCGAGACTTTGCTTATGGTAATAATTAAGCTATGAATCTAATTGTTGATATTGGAAATACACGAACCAAGTATGCCGTTTTTGATGAAGGCGATTGGGTGGAGTGTGGATTGGGATTGCCGGAAGTGTACGATCTGGCGACGAGTTATCGAAAAAACGGGAAGGCGGTAAACTTGATTTTGTCGAGTACGGGTGCCATCTCGGCGGAGGTTCGGGAAAGATTGCGGGAGGTTTCTACTTTCTTTTGTGAAGTGTCATCGGAAATTCCCTTGCCGATACGATTGGGATATGATACCCCGAAGACATTGGGCGTTGATCGGATTGCCGGTTGCGTGGGTGGGGCCTTCCTTTTTCCGGGTAGGGAGTTGCTGGTGATTGATTCCGGTACGGCGATCACGTATGATTTTGTCAGTGCGGATGGGGAGTTCCGGGGAGGGAATATTTCTCCGGGTTTGGGTATCCGTTTCCGGGCGCTAAACGAGTTCACTGCGAGCCTTCCATTGGTGAAGTGTTCCATGGAACACGGGTATGTCGGAAAGAATACGCATGATGCGATTTTGAACGGAGTGATGAATGGTATACTTTTTGAAGTAAGAGGGTATATAGATGAGTTGCTCCGAAATAATCCCTTTGCCGTGGTAATTATAACGGGTGGCGGAAGTGAATATCTGAAAAAAAACTTGAAACGGACCGTTTTTTTTGAAGACAAGTTGGTGATCACGGGTTTAAACAGAATTTTAGAATACCAAAAAACGGTTAATTATACATGAAAAATATGTGAAACATTTCCGTTTTAAAGAAATAGTGGTAATTTTGCGATAGTCCTCATGTGGGTGGGACTGGCTATGATGAAAAAACTTATTCGAACTAACTTAAATAAAAGGGATGACCATGAAAAAGATTGCTGTTATAGCATTTGGAATGCTTCTATTCATTCTACCGACGAAAGCGCAAACGTTGGAGTCACAGTATGGATTGGATAGTGCGAATACGATTCTGAATGCTTCTCTGTACACGGAATACTGGAAACAGAAAAATTACGAAGAAGCGTTGCCCTCTTGGAGGTACGTTTTCTTGAACGCACCTGCATTTCAATTAAATACCTATATCCGGGGGGAAGACATTATTGAGTACATGATTCAAAAGACGAAAAAGAAAGAGTACGTGGATACTTTAATGATGCTTTTTGACCGTCGTCTTCAATACATGGCAAAAAAGAGTCGTGAAGGATATGTTCTTGGGAAAAAAGGTATGGCTCAAGTGAAATATTCCAATGGGGATATTAATATGTTGAAAGCCGGGTTTGATAACTTGATGAAGTCGTATGAATTGGAAGGAGAAGGAACTCCGCCCCAGTTGATCCATGCCACTTTTGAAGTCGGTTGTGGGTTGGTACAAAAAAATCAGTTATCTCAGGAAGAATTCATTAATTTGTACATGAAATTCTCTGATTTTGCGGACAAACGTTTGGCATCGGGTGAAAAAGGATGTGATAATTTTGCCGTATGTAAATCTGCATTGGATGCCATTTTCTTCGAGTCCGGGTATGCTGATTGTAATACATTGGCCGGTTTGTTGAATCAGAAATACGAGGCGAATAAAGATAGTCTGCCTGTTTTGAAAGAAATTTCTTCTATTTTGAGAAGACGTGAATGTACCGATTTACCGTTGTACGCTACAGTCGCCGAGAAGATTTATCAACAGGAACCGAGTGCCGATGCCGCTTACAGTTTGGCCATGATGTTCTTCTCAAAACAAGATATTGCGAAATTCGAGCAATATTTGAAGGAAGCTATCAATAAATCAGATGATCCGAAAGCTAAAGCAGATTATAATTACAAGCTGGCACAGGTGTATTTGTCAAAGAAAAATTATCCGTCAGCAAAAAAATATGCTTTAGATGCTTTGAAGACGAACCCGAACATGGGTGATGCTTACATCACGATCGGTTTGGCTTATGCGGTAAGTAGTAATGATTATGAAGGAGATGAGTTTGATAAACGTACCGTATTCTGGGCTGCCGTGGATAAATTTGTGAAAGCTAAACAAGTTGATCCGTCAGTAGCGGCAAAGGCTAACGAATATATTGAACGGTATTCCCCTCACTTCCCGACGAAGGACGAGGCTTTCTTCCGTGATATTACGGCAGGAAAAAGCGTGAAAGTCGGTGGATGGATAAACGAGACAACGACTGCTAGATTTAGAGATTAAATACATGATTTTTCTATATCGAGCATTAAAAATTAAAAGCATTACCGTCCTTGTTTTAGGGACGGTAATGCTCTTTTCGTGTAAAACGAATATGAAGGATGTGGATGCGATCGGGAACCGGAACGGTATGCCTGAAATGTCCGGGGAGAATATGGAGTTATTTTATTCCGATTCCGCGTTGTTGAAATATAAAGTAATAACCCCTCTTTATAATAAATATAATCAGGACGACAAGAAGTATGATGAATTCCCGAAAGGAATACATGCGGAATTGTACGAGAAGGACGGTAGTATGGTCGGTTCTATCACATCAAAGTACGCGAAGAAGTTGGAAGAGGAGATGCTGTGGGAATTGCGTAACGAGGTAGTTGTGATTAATGCCGAAGGGAAGAAGTTGGAAACCGACTTGATGTACTGGGATATGAAAAAAGAGATTGTTTATTCCGATCGTTATTCCCGGCTTACTTCCGGGGACCAGATTATAGAGGGGAATAAAGGTTTCAAGTCGGATCAGTCCTTGAAAAATCCGGTCTTTAACAAGATCACGGGAGTGGTAGAAATTGAAAATAAACCTTAAATGTCAGGATTTGTTGCCATATTGATCTGTCTGGTTTTATCTGCATTCTTTTCGGGAATGGAAATTGCCTTTATGGCTTCCAATAAACTCCGGATCGAGATTGATAAATCGAACAAGGGTATCACGCAGAAGTTAATCGATCTTTTTGTTTCCAATTCGGGAATGTATATCACCACGATTCTGGTAGGGAATAACGTGGTGATGGTTATTTATGGTATCTTTATGTCCGATTATCTTGATCCTAGGTTGGAGGGTGTCGGAATTTCGCTGGGATTGCGCATGATTCTCGTGACGTTGATCTCGACGTTGATCATGCTGGTGACGGGAGAGTTTTTCCCGAAAGCCGTGTTCCGTTTGAGGCCGAATGTGTTTTTGCGGGTATTCGCTATTCCGGTATTTTTGTTTTATATCCTGTTTTTCCCGATCTCGTATTTCTCCGTGTGGTTCGGAGGATTGTTGCTGAGGATATTTACCGGACGCAAACTGACGCATAAAGAGGAAAATCGGGCTTTTGGCAAGATAGATTTAAATAATTTGATAGAAGAGGGTGAGACCGGGGGAGAAGAAAATGAGGACGAACACGATATTAAATTGTTCCGGAATGCGTTGGATTTTTCGGAAGTGAAATTGAGGGAATGTATTGTTCCCCGTCCGGATATTGTGGCCTTGTCGATAGATGGCAGTCTGGATGAGTTGAGGGAACTATTTGTAAAAACGGGGTTGTCTCGGATATTGATTTATCGGGATTCGATTGATAACGTGATCGGTTATGTACATTCATCTGCCTTGTTTCATCATCCCGAAACAGTGAAGAAGGCGGTGAGCAAAATATTGATTGTTCCCGAGACCATGTCGGCCTTGAGGTTGTTGAATCTTTTCACGAAGGAACAGAAAAGCGTGGCGGTCGTGGTTGATGAATTTGGCGTAACGGCCGGGATGGTTACGATTGAAGATATTATGGAGGAGATTTTCGGGGAGATCGAGGATGAGCATGACCGTTTGAATCTGAAAGAAGAACAGGTCGCTCCCGATGAATATATTTTCTCCGGCCGTCTTGAAGTGGATTATCTGAATGAAAAATATGATTTGAATCTTCCGGAGAATGAGGAGTACGAGACTTTGGCCGGGTTGATTCTTTATTACAATGAGGATATCCCGGAAGAGGGAGAACGCATCTCTATTGAGGATATATCTTTTGAAATCGTAAGTGTCAAGAGTGCCCGGATTGAGGAGGTTCGGGTAAAGATATAAAAAGAAAAGGAGCTTTAATTAAGCTCCTTTGTTGTATGTTTTAGCATATCGTCGAAATGCCGGATGTTATCCTCGTGATCCCGGTGGCAGATCATTAGAATGTCATTATTTTCCGCGATGATACAATTCTCGATCCCTTCAATAATGACTTTCTTGTCTTGGGGAACGTTAATAATACATTCTTTTGTTTCGATTAAGCGGACTTGTTCGCTGTTGGATACATTGTTATTCTCGTCTTTCGGGCTGATTTCATGGAACGAGTGCCACGTGCCGACATCGGACCAACCGAACTCACCTTTCATGACATAGACTTTTGCGGATTTCTCCATGATACCGAAGTCGATGGAAATATTACGGCATTGTCCGTAGATGTGAGCGATATTTTCGGGAGAATCCGGGTTCTCCACATTTTTATATTCCTGCTCGAATAATAAATACATATCTTCGAGGTATGTTTTGAACTCTTCGATAATATCTTCTACTTTCCAGATAAATATCCCGGCATTCCAAAGGAAATCACCCGATTCCAAAAAAACTTTTGCCAGTTCCTTGTCCGGTTTTTCGGTGAACGTTTTAACCTTGGATATGAATTCGGAGAACTTGTTTTTCTTGATCTGGATATACCCGTATCCTGTTTCCGGGCGGGTTGGATTGATACCGATGGTAAGTAATCCGCCGAACTGTTCAACGAAAGAAATCCCTTTCTGAATGTTGTCAAGGTAGACTGCGTCATTCGTGATAAAATGGTCGGAAGGGACAACAACCATGCTTGCGTGCGGGTTAACCCGGGCAATCCGGTAGGCCGCATAAGCCACGCATGGGGCGGTGTTCTTGCCGAAAGGTTCTTTCAGAATATTCTCGGAAGGAATTTCCGGGATTTGCTGTTTCGTCAGCTCTTCGTAGGCGGTACCTGTAACAATGAATATATTTTGGGTATCAAAAATTTGATTTGCTCTTTCAAAGGTTTGACGGAGGAAACTTTTCCCGACATTTAAGATGTCACAAAATTGTTTCGGACAGGCTCTCGTACTCACGGGCCAGAAACGTTTTCCGAGACCGCCGGCCATTATAACGCAATATGAGTTTTTATTCATCTTATTTAGTTATACATTTAAAATTAAATTCATCTTATTGTTGTCGAAATTAGTAATAAATCCGTGAATAATTTCTATTTTTACGATAAAATTTGAGACAGGGTTTACAGGAAGGTATTATTTAAGGAGTTAATATAGATGAAAGTATTAGATAAGATAGGAGCTTACATATTGTTTATGGGGCGTATCTTCACGAAACCTGAGAAGAAGAAAGTTTATTTAAAAGAATTGACTAACGAGTTGGAGAAGTTGGGGTTGAATTCCGTGATGTTGGTGATGATTATTTCTTTCTTTATCGGGGCGGTGTTGACGCTGCAAACGGCTTACAATATGTCAAGTCCTCTGCTACCTCGCTATCTGATCGGTTATTTGACCCGGGAGACGTTATTGCTAGAGTTCTCGTCGACGATCGTGAGCTTGATTTTGGCCGGGAAGATTGGTAGTAATATCGCATCCGAGATCGGTAGTATGAAAATCACGGAACAGATCGAGGCGCTGGAGGTGATGGGAGTGAATTCCGTTTCATATTTGGTGGGGCCGAAGATTGCAGCGGCCTTGGTGGTAAATCCGGTGCTTTATATATTCAGCGTGTTTATCGGTATTATCGGAGGGATCCTGTCGGGGTTGGCATCTGGTGTGGTGAACTATGATGATTATATACACGGGTTGCATTTTGCATTCAATCCTTACTACGTGACCTATTCTATTGTCAAAACTTTGTTTTTTGCCGTGATATTTACTTCTATTCCTGCCTTCTACGGGTATAACGTGCAGGGAGGGGCGCTGGAAGTCGGTAAGGCGAGTACGAAAGCTGTGGTGGATAGTAGTATTGCCATCCTGCTTGTAAACTTGATATTAACCAAAATATTATTGTAATGATACGGGCGGAAGGGGTATGTAAGTCATTTGATAAAAAAGAGGTGTTGACGGATATTGATGCCGTTTTCGAACCGGGAAAGGTAAATTTGATTATCGGGAAGAGTGGTTCCGGGAAGACCGTGTTATTAAAGTCGTTGATTGGCTTGCACTCGATTGATAAAGGAAAGATATTCTATAATGATCGAGATATTACCGTGATGAATAACAAACAGATAAAGGATATTCGGAAGGAACTGGGAGTGGTTTTTCAAGGCGGGGCATTGTTTGATTCGCTTTCCGTGTTGGAGAACGTGAAGTTCCCGTTAAATCTGTTTTCCTCGATGACGGAAAAGGAGAAAACGGAGCGGGCTATTTTCTGTCTCAATCGGGTGAACCTGAATAACGTGGAGAATCTTTATCCTGCGGAGATCAGTGGAGGAATGAAAAAGCGAGTGGCTATTGCCCGGGCTATTGTCTTGCAGCCTAAATACTTGTTTTGTGACGAGCCGAATTCCGGTTTGGATCCTTTGACCTCGATCGTGATTGATAATCTGTTGTCCGAGTTGACACATGAATATGATATGACCACGGTTATAAACACGCACGATATGAACTCGGTTTTCGAGATCGGGGAAAAGGTGTTGTTTATCCATGAAGGACACAAAGAATGGGAAGGCAGTAACGAAGAGATCATGTACACGAACAACAAGGCATTGAACGAATTTCTGTTCTCGTCGAAGTTGAATAGGATGGTGCGGGAGAAACTAGAAAAAAAGAGCGAGGAATAAATACTAAAAGTTTTAGCGATATGAAGCGTATTTTATGGGTGATATTGATTATTGCGGCGATAACGGCTTGTTCGAAGAAGGTCCCGTTGGACAAGGATCAATTTACGTCTTTATTGATTGATATGCACACGACTGATGGTATGTTGTCGGTCGCACGGGGTGATATACGAACCGAAAAGGACAATTATTTATATTATAACGATCTGTTTGAGAAATACGGGATTACACGGGAGGATTTTGATTCTTGCGTAACTTACTATTCCTTACAATCAGCGTTATTCAATAAAATTTATGACGTGGTGATTGATACCTTGAGTCGTCGCCAGACGAAAATCATGCGAGAGTGGAAAGAATTGACCGTGAATGATACGGTTAATCTGTTCCCGGGATACACGATGATCGTGGCAGATACTATACGCCCGGATTCTACGCAAGCTAAAGTCCGGAAGAAAGATTCTATTGTGTACGAAACACGTGTGGTGAAAGCCGATACGGTTTATTTCGATAAGCGGAATCAATTTGTGCTGGTGAAATTGGATAGCATTGTTCCCGGTATGTATAAGTTTACCTCGACGATAAAGTTGGAAAAATCTGACCGGGGAAAACGGAATTTCATACAGACTTATTTCTTGTCTGCCGATAATGATACGCTGAAAGTTC from Butyricimonas virosa encodes the following:
- a CDS encoding ABC transporter ATP-binding protein, yielding MIRAEGVCKSFDKKEVLTDIDAVFEPGKVNLIIGKSGSGKTVLLKSLIGLHSIDKGKIFYNDRDITVMNNKQIKDIRKELGVVFQGGALFDSLSVLENVKFPLNLFSSMTEKEKTERAIFCLNRVNLNNVENLYPAEISGGMKKRVAIARAIVLQPKYLFCDEPNSGLDPLTSIVIDNLLSELTHEYDMTTVINTHDMNSVFEIGEKVLFIHEGHKEWEGSNEEIMYTNNKALNEFLFSSKLNRMVREKLEKKSEE
- a CDS encoding tetratricopeptide repeat protein yields the protein MKKIAVIAFGMLLFILPTKAQTLESQYGLDSANTILNASLYTEYWKQKNYEEALPSWRYVFLNAPAFQLNTYIRGEDIIEYMIQKTKKKEYVDTLMMLFDRRLQYMAKKSREGYVLGKKGMAQVKYSNGDINMLKAGFDNLMKSYELEGEGTPPQLIHATFEVGCGLVQKNQLSQEEFINLYMKFSDFADKRLASGEKGCDNFAVCKSALDAIFFESGYADCNTLAGLLNQKYEANKDSLPVLKEISSILRRRECTDLPLYATVAEKIYQQEPSADAAYSLAMMFFSKQDIAKFEQYLKEAINKSDDPKAKADYNYKLAQVYLSKKNYPSAKKYALDALKTNPNMGDAYITIGLAYAVSSNDYEGDEFDKRTVFWAAVDKFVKAKQVDPSVAAKANEYIERYSPHFPTKDEAFFRDITAGKSVKVGGWINETTTARFRD
- a CDS encoding hemolysin family protein, translating into MSGFVAILICLVLSAFFSGMEIAFMASNKLRIEIDKSNKGITQKLIDLFVSNSGMYITTILVGNNVVMVIYGIFMSDYLDPRLEGVGISLGLRMILVTLISTLIMLVTGEFFPKAVFRLRPNVFLRVFAIPVFLFYILFFPISYFSVWFGGLLLRIFTGRKLTHKEENRAFGKIDLNNLIEEGETGGEENEDEHDIKLFRNALDFSEVKLRECIVPRPDIVALSIDGSLDELRELFVKTGLSRILIYRDSIDNVIGYVHSSALFHHPETVKKAVSKILIVPETMSALRLLNLFTKEQKSVAVVVDEFGVTAGMVTIEDIMEEIFGEIEDEHDRLNLKEEQVAPDEYIFSGRLEVDYLNEKYDLNLPENEEYETLAGLILYYNEDIPEEGERISIEDISFEIVSVKSARIEEVRVKI
- a CDS encoding DUF4296 domain-containing protein, which encodes MKRILWVILIIAAITACSKKVPLDKDQFTSLLIDMHTTDGMLSVARGDIRTEKDNYLYYNDLFEKYGITREDFDSCVTYYSLQSALFNKIYDVVIDTLSRRQTKIMREWKELTVNDTVNLFPGYTMIVADTIRPDSTQAKVRKKDSIVYETRVVKADTVYFDKRNQFVLVKLDSIVPGMYKFTSTIKLEKSDRGKRNFIQTYFLSADNDTLKVPDQYVGVDTLRPYKKDWEFYVADSSYTKLFMKIPKSDRDTRVKVKKLNDREGYVYKTEIFKTYVAPNREKQLKKEYEQRRQMELERKSAKKK
- a CDS encoding type III pantothenate kinase, whose product is MNLIVDIGNTRTKYAVFDEGDWVECGLGLPEVYDLATSYRKNGKAVNLILSSTGAISAEVRERLREVSTFFCEVSSEIPLPIRLGYDTPKTLGVDRIAGCVGGAFLFPGRELLVIDSGTAITYDFVSADGEFRGGNISPGLGIRFRALNEFTASLPLVKCSMEHGYVGKNTHDAILNGVMNGILFEVRGYIDELLRNNPFAVVIITGGGSEYLKKNLKRTVFFEDKLVITGLNRILEYQKTVNYT
- the mfd gene encoding transcription-repair coupling factor: MEARELLDLFQGHPVVQEIVNRLRKQTRAKIKLENGIGSLVAFIAAAVGREMKGLQLFVLNDKEEAAYFYNDLLTFYDEENVRFLPSSFRRSGNFEDKDNDSILVRTEVLNALTAKEVGMVVTYTEAMAEKVVSKKMLADMSMPVIKGNKLSITFLESLLGEYGFERNDFVYEPGQFSIRGSIVDVYSFAEERPVRMDFFGDEVESIRYFDVETQLSEQLIDKVVIVPDLSESTDKNDNVGLTEFLGKEATWWMKNSLLIHDRINSLKELDAGEFLITSDSLFRTIDGNSVVEWGPELFFRGEVIRLEAEVQPAVNKQFDLLAGHLLDKQMDRYTVYLCSTNDMQLQRLRDIFSDKGHEVNFVPVEGTIHEGFSDAQIKVCIYTEHQIFDRYQKYRLKTSQIRKGRESITVSELQNLHPGDYVVHIDHGIGRFGGLTKIDNDGKIQEAIRLVYKNNSELYVSLHSLHKISKYKGKDGEPPTVSKLGGEAWNKLKQRTKSRVKDIARELIALYAKRRREEAYAFSKDSFLQDEMEASFMYEETPDQMKAIEAVKADMESPHVMDRLVCGDVGFGKTEVAIRAAFKAVADSKQVAVLVPTTVLAYQHYNTFKKRLEGMPCRIEYISRMKKSADIKRILKDLEAGKVDIIIGTHRLTSNDIKFKDLGLLVIDEEQKFGVAVKEKLKRLKLNVDTITMTATPIPRTLQFSLMGARDMSIIRTAPPNRYPIVTELHRFDEKVIKDAISYEVSRGGQVFFIHNRVDNIRDIQYMIHRLIPGIKSCVGHGQMSGEELETVMHDFVRGDYDVLIATTIVESGLDIPNANTIIINQAQNYGLSDLHQLRGRVGRSNRKAFCYLLAPPLELVNADARRRLKAIEDFSGLGSGFNIAMQDLDIRGAGNILGGEQSGFIAEVGYETYQRILNEALVELRDEEFPELQKEHPDEPEVFASDCVIDTDFALLIPDTYVENVSERIRLYRELDNIANEEALQRFEIEMKDRFGEIPASVVGLMEVVRIRQRCIGLGIERLMVKNNKMIVYFISDQNSPFYASPVFSELLKFIQKQVIPCKISEKNDKLSLVFTNIADINRVSEITREMRDFAYGNN
- a CDS encoding MlaE family ABC transporter permease, with the translated sequence MKVLDKIGAYILFMGRIFTKPEKKKVYLKELTNELEKLGLNSVMLVMIISFFIGAVLTLQTAYNMSSPLLPRYLIGYLTRETLLLEFSSTIVSLILAGKIGSNIASEIGSMKITEQIEALEVMGVNSVSYLVGPKIAAALVVNPVLYIFSVFIGIIGGILSGLASGVVNYDDYIHGLHFAFNPYYVTYSIVKTLFFAVIFTSIPAFYGYNVQGGALEVGKASTKAVVDSSIAILLVNLILTKILL
- the lptC gene encoding LPS export ABC transporter periplasmic protein LptC produces the protein MIFLYRALKIKSITVLVLGTVMLFSCKTNMKDVDAIGNRNGMPEMSGENMELFYSDSALLKYKVITPLYNKYNQDDKKYDEFPKGIHAELYEKDGSMVGSITSKYAKKLEEEMLWELRNEVVVINAEGKKLETDLMYWDMKKEIVYSDRYSRLTSGDQIIEGNKGFKSDQSLKNPVFNKITGVVEIENKP
- a CDS encoding mannose-1-phosphate guanylyltransferase codes for the protein MNKNSYCVIMAGGLGKRFWPVSTRACPKQFCDILNVGKSFLRQTFERANQIFDTQNIFIVTGTAYEELTKQQIPEIPSENILKEPFGKNTAPCVAYAAYRIARVNPHASMVVVPSDHFITNDAVYLDNIQKGISFVEQFGGLLTIGINPTRPETGYGYIQIKKNKFSEFISKVKTFTEKPDKELAKVFLESGDFLWNAGIFIWKVEDIIEEFKTYLEDMYLLFEQEYKNVENPDSPENIAHIYGQCRNISIDFGIMEKSAKVYVMKGEFGWSDVGTWHSFHEISPKDENNNVSNSEQVRLIETKECIINVPQDKKVIIEGIENCIIAENNDILMICHRDHEDNIRHFDDMLKHTTKELN